Proteins from one Chroococcidiopsis sp. CCMEE 29 genomic window:
- a CDS encoding FAD-binding oxidoreductase gives MPKARCQNSAREVALSGWGRYPVVKSYLQRPEKISSLKNIIQESQTVLPKGAGRSYGDAALTPKGQTVLTERLNRMLAFDQQTGVLCCEAGVTIEEILEVFVPRGWFPAVTPGTKFVTVGGAVAFDVHGKNHHRDGSFSHYVQSLKLILASGETVHCSRNYNSELFWATVGGMGLTGIITEVEFSLRPIQTAYIRSLSIKAKNLDEAIALFHQYEQQYQYSAAWIDCLASGESLGRSILTFGNHAESKNLDREQQAKPLDVKPKRRFTVGFDLPTGLLNRYTMNRFNAFYYNRQCSRFAYSVVDYDSFFYPLDFLWNWNRLYGRGGFIQYQCVLPTEVSREALVKVLKLCSQKGWGSFLGVLKRLGQQEGWLSFPMSGYTLALDMPLKPGLWKFLDELDQIVIHYGGRVYLAKDARLSAESFRKMYPNFPKWLEVKSKLDPHNLFSSALSKRLQIQSI, from the coding sequence GTGCCAAAAGCTCGTTGTCAGAATTCAGCCCGTGAGGTAGCCCTGTCAGGCTGGGGCAGATATCCTGTTGTTAAAAGCTACCTGCAGCGGCCGGAAAAAATTTCATCCTTAAAGAACATAATTCAAGAATCTCAGACTGTTCTGCCTAAAGGTGCAGGTCGTAGCTACGGAGATGCAGCACTCACCCCAAAAGGTCAGACTGTACTAACTGAACGTTTGAACCGCATGCTGGCCTTCGACCAGCAGACAGGAGTTCTCTGCTGTGAGGCGGGAGTCACGATTGAAGAGATTTTAGAAGTTTTCGTACCCAGGGGCTGGTTTCCAGCGGTAACTCCAGGGACGAAATTTGTCACAGTTGGTGGCGCTGTTGCCTTTGACGTTCATGGCAAAAACCATCATCGAGATGGTTCTTTTTCCCATTATGTGCAGAGCTTAAAACTGATTCTGGCATCTGGAGAAACTGTACACTGTTCCCGCAATTACAACAGCGAGCTATTCTGGGCAACAGTCGGAGGGATGGGACTCACAGGAATCATTACTGAGGTAGAGTTTTCCTTACGCCCAATTCAAACAGCGTATATCAGATCCCTCAGCATCAAAGCAAAGAACTTAGATGAGGCGATCGCCCTTTTCCACCAGTACGAACAGCAATACCAGTATTCTGCAGCTTGGATTGACTGTCTAGCATCAGGAGAATCATTAGGTCGGAGTATTTTGACGTTCGGCAATCATGCTGAGAGCAAAAATCTCGATCGCGAGCAGCAAGCAAAGCCTTTAGATGTAAAACCCAAACGCCGATTCACGGTTGGGTTTGACCTACCGACTGGACTGCTTAACCGCTACACCATGAATCGCTTCAATGCATTTTACTATAATCGCCAGTGCTCTCGATTTGCCTACTCAGTTGTTGATTACGACTCCTTCTTCTACCCATTAGACTTTTTGTGGAATTGGAACCGACTTTATGGCAGAGGAGGATTTATCCAGTATCAATGCGTATTGCCTACTGAGGTCAGTCGAGAAGCATTGGTGAAAGTCTTAAAGCTTTGTAGCCAGAAAGGTTGGGGCTCTTTCTTAGGAGTGCTAAAACGCTTAGGTCAGCAAGAAGGATGGCTATCTTTTCCCATGTCTGGCTATACCCTAGCTTTAGATATGCCCCTCAAGCCCGGATTATGGAAATTTTTGGATGAGCTTGACCAAATCGTTATTCATTATGGTGGTCGAGTATATCTTGCTAAAGATGCTCGCTTAAGTGCGGAATCCTTCCGCAAGATGTATCCTAACTTTCCCAAGTGGCTAGAGGTGAAGTCCAAACTAGACCCACACAACCTGTTCTCCTCTGCTTTGTCCAAGCGTTTGCAGATCCAGTCAATATGA
- a CDS encoding glycosyltransferase, which produces MEEKVCDIVLPVYNQLTYVKDCIDSILSTLEKSSYHLYIIDDFSDNFTHTFLKQVDTSYPQITLHRNLRNLGFLRSSNLGISLGSAPYVVLINSDVIVTPNWLSRLLKCAESDPQIASVNPLTNYASSISIPIAPGANFYGMDMVLAQHLPRNYPDVVTGVGFCILLRRSALEDVGLFDEIYGCGYCEESDLCMRLTTRGYRTVVADNVYVYHKGRASFKQERDVSYHKNWQIFSARWSEEYKQQFRAFLSANPLKPVRDLFQPTKQQWEPIQLMQEAKHVIHHHWHQRQWFCLAKEAVKGLRQLPNAKHDVVTPSFVAKVTRPRSLRVTYVLPGFNISGGIFSVIQLVNELILLGVEARIVAPSFNPQVDEWKFFTQPIIFHGLPELLNNFPESDIAIATFWTTAPWVTDIVKTGRVKTGVYFIQDYESWFYPESDPSKRAQVKATYELIPNKIVKSDWLARLLAQDGYEVTKIPLGMDLSLFYPREICKPKHPTVIAITRPRITRRGFSHTIEALQLVKEAIPEVEIILFGDEHLKVYNIPFEFRNEGIVLDQDKLAELYSIADVFLDGSEFQGFGRPALEAMACGTACVLTSLGGVTEYAVDKKNCLLVPPKQPKLFAKAITEILSDENLKSSLVENGFITAKGYCHKKEARETLDYFHKIAIQQN; this is translated from the coding sequence ATGGAAGAAAAAGTCTGTGATATAGTATTACCCGTTTATAATCAACTCACATACGTTAAAGATTGCATTGATTCTATTCTAAGTACTCTCGAAAAGAGCTCATATCATTTGTATATAATTGATGATTTTAGTGATAATTTTACCCATACTTTCCTTAAACAGGTAGACACAAGTTATCCCCAAATTACCCTTCACCGTAACCTTAGAAACCTAGGTTTTCTCCGGTCAAGTAATCTTGGCATTTCGCTCGGTAGTGCGCCTTATGTAGTTCTAATTAATAGCGATGTTATTGTTACACCTAACTGGCTTTCCCGTCTACTTAAATGTGCTGAATCAGATCCCCAGATTGCCTCAGTTAATCCATTAACAAACTATGCCTCTAGCATAAGCATCCCTATCGCGCCAGGTGCCAACTTCTACGGCATGGATATGGTGCTTGCTCAACATTTACCTCGTAATTATCCAGATGTCGTCACAGGTGTCGGCTTCTGCATACTGCTGCGACGCTCAGCACTTGAAGACGTTGGCCTATTTGATGAAATTTACGGTTGCGGCTACTGCGAAGAATCCGACCTCTGTATGCGCCTAACTACAAGAGGCTATCGCACAGTTGTTGCAGATAACGTCTATGTATACCACAAAGGGCGAGCCTCATTCAAACAAGAGCGAGATGTTAGCTATCACAAGAATTGGCAAATTTTTTCTGCTCGTTGGTCTGAAGAATACAAACAACAGTTTCGTGCATTCCTAAGCGCAAATCCCTTGAAACCTGTTCGGGACTTATTTCAACCAACCAAACAGCAATGGGAGCCGATTCAGTTAATGCAAGAAGCCAAACATGTTATACACCACCACTGGCATCAACGTCAGTGGTTCTGCTTGGCAAAAGAAGCAGTAAAAGGTCTTCGCCAATTACCAAATGCGAAGCATGATGTTGTTACGCCAAGCTTTGTTGCAAAAGTGACACGACCTAGAAGTCTGCGAGTGACCTACGTACTACCAGGCTTTAATATATCAGGTGGCATTTTTTCAGTCATTCAACTCGTGAACGAGTTGATTCTCCTCGGTGTTGAAGCACGCATCGTTGCTCCATCATTTAATCCCCAAGTAGATGAATGGAAATTTTTTACTCAGCCAATTATCTTCCATGGCTTGCCAGAATTATTAAATAATTTTCCCGAATCTGATATTGCAATTGCCACTTTCTGGACAACAGCTCCTTGGGTTACTGACATTGTAAAAACTGGTCGGGTCAAGACAGGAGTTTACTTTATCCAAGACTATGAAAGTTGGTTTTATCCTGAAAGTGACCCAAGCAAACGTGCACAAGTTAAGGCAACTTATGAACTAATTCCTAACAAAATTGTGAAATCTGACTGGCTGGCACGATTATTAGCACAAGACGGCTATGAAGTAACAAAAATTCCTTTGGGGATGGACTTGAGCCTATTCTATCCAAGAGAGATTTGTAAACCTAAACATCCAACTGTTATTGCAATAACTCGTCCAAGGATAACGAGACGAGGCTTTTCTCATACAATTGAGGCTTTACAGTTAGTTAAGGAAGCAATACCAGAAGTGGAGATTATTCTATTTGGCGACGAACATTTAAAAGTATATAATATTCCGTTTGAGTTTCGCAATGAAGGAATAGTTTTAGATCAGGACAAGCTTGCAGAACTCTACTCAATTGCAGATGTATTTCTAGACGGCTCCGAGTTCCAGGGTTTTGGTCGTCCAGCTTTAGAAGCAATGGCATGTGGTACTGCCTGTGTTTTGACAAGTCTAGGTGGTGTGACTGAATACGCTGTAGACAAGAAAAACTGTCTTTTAGTCCCACCAAAGCAACCGAAGTTATTTGCCAAAGCTATAACTGAAATTTTGAGTGATGAAAATCTCAAGTCTTCCTTAGTGGAAAATGGATTCATAACTGCAAAGGGCTACTGCCATAAGAAAGAAGCACGGGAAACACTTGATTACTTTCACAAAATTGCAATTCAGCAAAATTGA
- a CDS encoding BNR-4 repeat-containing protein, whose translation MVLNRLRLLRPGLRVLHFAPEWGLVKKFSELSGELYTPCDLDLTRYKSSYTRIYQVDMCHDLRKLPCQSFDVIIHNHVLEHVCCSVEDVLTELDRILAYGGQQFFSVPIRGEETLEDLSPNLTDIDRARLFGQHDHVRIFGQRDILNLLRKVWGSDQPYIFPTDWFSKEQLEAIGLPSDSWSKLDYNTIFYRVKSQTVSWASSRLHNNGKSETKEHAISIIQPSSLYNLGKAWGCNSVNCTPFRSKGLFTHAGIQFGGFYDPSGDAVFFARDLKDNRLRWGKIPNSKKPFDAHNIISMAADRTGRLHVALGGHISKMIYARSVEPYSVEQFEIKPLDEQREDDEKLTYPTFVSLRNGDLLLLHRVGGLPGGDLSIKRYDIDKDCWIADSLPLLTGPLNQPGGATPYINVPVVGEDGCVGLFYVWRLLRGAGPEERVINAGVYYAESHDGLQTLETIGGFSLARPVTPQTSETVHAVPFDGNLINQTGACFTRQGWPVYAGYWNDLDGVPQIGIIFYTGRTWRVQQSYCNTTRFHLSGRGTLPIPLSRPIVVCDKDDCLYLLFRSHEHSGALMAYILFPPDYAFETGGFCKLWNEDLGYYEPVIDTSALVERGVLSLYLQFCGFRADGHAGNPAPAEAIVAEWPLQAIKGNPAVNFSLICSKH comes from the coding sequence ATGGTACTCAATCGTCTCCGCCTGTTAAGACCCGGACTACGTGTGCTTCACTTTGCGCCTGAGTGGGGTTTGGTTAAGAAGTTTTCTGAACTCTCTGGTGAACTCTACACCCCTTGCGATCTTGACCTGACACGCTACAAGAGCTCCTACACACGAATCTATCAGGTTGATATGTGCCACGACCTGAGAAAACTTCCTTGCCAATCTTTCGACGTAATTATTCACAATCATGTCCTTGAGCATGTATGTTGCTCTGTGGAAGATGTGCTCACTGAGCTTGATCGAATTCTCGCCTATGGAGGGCAACAATTCTTCTCTGTCCCGATCCGAGGAGAAGAAACGCTCGAGGATCTTTCGCCAAATTTAACAGATATAGATCGAGCACGCCTTTTCGGCCAGCACGACCATGTTCGAATTTTCGGTCAGCGTGACATTCTCAACCTACTCAGAAAGGTTTGGGGAAGTGACCAGCCCTACATTTTTCCTACAGACTGGTTCAGTAAAGAACAGCTCGAGGCGATTGGGCTCCCTTCTGACTCCTGGAGCAAGCTCGACTATAATACAATTTTCTATCGGGTCAAGTCCCAAACTGTGAGCTGGGCTTCCAGCAGGCTACACAACAATGGCAAGAGCGAGACCAAGGAACATGCGATTTCAATCATCCAGCCATCTTCTTTGTACAATCTAGGTAAGGCTTGGGGGTGCAATTCGGTCAACTGCACTCCATTCCGAAGTAAAGGATTGTTCACGCATGCTGGTATCCAGTTTGGCGGCTTCTATGACCCGTCAGGAGATGCTGTCTTTTTTGCCCGTGATTTGAAAGATAATAGGCTGCGATGGGGAAAGATCCCCAATTCTAAGAAGCCCTTTGATGCCCACAATATCATAAGCATGGCTGCAGACCGAACCGGGCGGCTCCACGTTGCTCTTGGTGGGCACATCTCAAAAATGATTTATGCAAGATCGGTCGAACCGTATTCTGTGGAACAGTTTGAGATCAAGCCACTCGACGAGCAGAGGGAAGACGATGAAAAGCTCACCTATCCGACCTTTGTTTCTTTGAGGAATGGCGATCTCTTACTACTTCACCGCGTGGGCGGTTTGCCTGGTGGTGACCTGTCTATTAAGCGTTATGACATTGATAAGGATTGCTGGATAGCCGACAGCTTACCCTTACTGACCGGCCCTCTCAATCAGCCAGGGGGAGCAACGCCATATATTAATGTTCCGGTAGTTGGAGAAGACGGCTGTGTTGGCCTCTTCTATGTATGGCGACTTCTCAGGGGTGCTGGACCAGAAGAGCGTGTCATTAACGCGGGCGTCTACTATGCAGAAAGCCACGATGGTCTGCAAACGTTAGAGACAATAGGTGGCTTTTCGCTGGCACGTCCCGTTACCCCACAGACTTCAGAAACGGTGCATGCAGTTCCGTTTGATGGTAATCTTATCAATCAAACTGGAGCCTGTTTTACACGCCAAGGTTGGCCTGTTTATGCTGGGTACTGGAACGATCTGGATGGAGTTCCCCAGATCGGCATTATTTTCTATACTGGACGCACTTGGCGCGTCCAGCAATCATACTGCAATACCACGCGCTTCCATCTCTCGGGGAGAGGTACCCTACCGATACCGCTCAGCAGACCTATAGTCGTATGTGACAAAGATGACTGTCTTTACCTGCTGTTCCGTTCTCATGAACATTCTGGAGCTCTCATGGCATACATTCTTTTCCCTCCCGATTACGCTTTTGAAACTGGAGGTTTCTGCAAACTGTGGAATGAAGACCTTGGTTACTATGAGCCGGTTATTGATACTTCGGCGCTTGTGGAGCGAGGAGTTCTTTCTCTATACCTTCAGTTCTGCGGCTTCAGAGCAGATGGTCATGCAGGTAACCCAGCCCCTGCAGAAGCCATCGTTGCTGAGTGGCCCCTCCAAGCTATAAAAGGTAATCCTGCTGTAAATTTTTCGTTGATTTGCTCAAAGCATTAG
- a CDS encoding class I SAM-dependent methyltransferase, with protein sequence MTKVHSYFGICNICGYKGEFSLSGSFLRESYNCPSCRASLRYRDQAALIIDEFGKGQSIFLQHMVGQNLLDNVWIYETALRGPFVHLFKKLPNYYRSYLWEDRSLGDVDQDGVRCEDLTQLTFSDNLFDLVITSDVMEHVYDFKKAFAEINRVLKPGGVHIFTIPNQWPLPKNTESRVAVIDGVEHFLKPPRYHNAGDGDRCIVYHDYGADLIDILDSFGCKTQVVRRHSGLDVCYVNATFISRKMGNSLSTSYVASSDLKSYSVGKR encoded by the coding sequence ATGACAAAAGTGCATTCCTATTTCGGTATCTGCAATATCTGCGGGTACAAAGGTGAATTTTCGTTGTCTGGTTCTTTTCTGAGGGAGTCCTATAATTGTCCGTCTTGTAGAGCAAGCCTCCGTTATCGAGATCAGGCAGCTCTGATCATCGATGAATTTGGCAAGGGTCAGAGTATATTTCTCCAACACATGGTTGGGCAAAATTTGCTAGACAATGTGTGGATATACGAAACAGCCCTACGAGGTCCCTTTGTCCATTTGTTCAAGAAACTGCCGAACTACTACCGTTCTTATTTATGGGAGGACCGGTCTTTGGGCGATGTAGATCAAGACGGGGTTCGGTGTGAAGACCTTACGCAGCTTACCTTCTCAGACAATCTTTTCGACTTAGTCATCACTAGTGACGTGATGGAACACGTTTACGATTTTAAGAAAGCATTCGCAGAAATTAACAGAGTGCTTAAGCCAGGTGGCGTCCATATTTTCACTATTCCTAACCAGTGGCCGCTACCAAAGAACACAGAATCAAGAGTTGCGGTGATTGACGGCGTAGAACATTTTCTGAAGCCACCGCGTTATCATAATGCCGGAGACGGGGATCGCTGTATTGTTTACCATGACTACGGGGCTGATCTGATTGACATTCTCGATAGCTTTGGCTGTAAGACTCAAGTAGTGCGTCGTCATTCGGGACTAGACGTCTGCTACGTCAATGCTACCTTCATAAGCCGAAAGATGGGCAACAGTTTATCAACCTCATATGTTGCATCTAGTGATCTGAAGTCTTATTCCGTGGGTAAACGCTAA
- a CDS encoding glycosyltransferase, which yields MAEVNPQESNIAIKKNVEARHRGKVELLQEEISTLQQLQTEFTQREARQRDEIELLQARTSDLQQHLAETKHALIGKDIKLKQYSQDIEKLVRWIDQLDFLITSTLNSKRWRVGSLLYKLHKKILFKPLDPLPQEYQRNLREKFLAWRKSAEKNSTKNVGGCLPAKTTVIEQEMKSVPFSLIAATLQFLKVAESKTFKIQNLKSKIYNGARKQQAVAELPASRQAKLLTSLPEVNTTTSIGVIGWDLSHNPAGRAYLLADLLRRSFNNVELLGPIFPFYGKHLWSPLQKVNLPVRSFLVTSFQDFVRQAIETVKEKPYDLVYVSKPRFPSLFIGLLYKIFWGSKIIVDVDDYELSFFHTDKAMALDEFIATIGGTDWETPYGEAWTRLGESMMDIADSVTVSNPTLLHKFGGVIVRHARDENVFNPAIYDRSRVRKEFGFSARDKVVLFLGTPRPHKGFLRIAAALDEINDPDAVLCIIGTIRDQRLVNALKQHQKARIVCHNDQPFDRIAELVNMADLICILQNSDDAISQHQIPAKLTDALAMKVPVLATHVPPLADVIAAKAVLGVDDHSFTDTLREVLADPGSLHLQGQLGRQYFLSELSYQVNSARAKLAVETALRSNIQLPEQYARLVRLIDVKLPGTFDTCDRGVILGSFSRYRGRIGSLHNVKSSINIVFFWKQNDSGIYGRRQDMLVKYLKQSGRVDKILHFDAPIDVRKLYSYVKTGENAQADQGNRVVLNTVERFLHLQDENGIFRRTFIYGEERFLGQSLPAKEDFPFFVEECLREVGINDNVLAWVCPVCFEFPAVQKHIGFSFTVADVIDDQRNWSISSNYAEQLTHNYQEILGASDIIFSNCQPVADSMSVFSPNVSLVPNGMESFTDVNTWKTPPSISQLSRPIIGYVGNLSDRIDVALLARLASEQPDWNIVLIGSAHNNQSIMKLRCYSNVHFLGVVPYQEALHYMAAFDVALIPHECNSLTSSMNPLKLYVYCGLGIPVVSTSVKNISDLQDHIRVGKDHSDFITKVKEALQEKTSGGRVCSNPDSMQQFSWESRVATMLSAIERRFEAIATNH from the coding sequence ATGGCAGAAGTCAACCCCCAAGAAAGCAATATAGCTATTAAAAAGAATGTAGAAGCTAGACACAGAGGTAAAGTTGAGCTTTTGCAAGAGGAAATTTCAACCCTTCAGCAGTTGCAGACGGAATTCACCCAGCGAGAAGCTAGACAAAGAGATGAAATCGAGCTTTTGCAAGCACGTACTTCAGATCTCCAGCAGCATTTGGCAGAGACTAAACATGCACTTATCGGTAAAGACATTAAGCTGAAGCAATACTCTCAAGATATAGAGAAGCTAGTTCGCTGGATCGACCAACTAGATTTTTTAATTACCTCCACGCTGAATTCAAAACGCTGGAGAGTTGGTAGTTTGCTCTACAAGCTGCATAAAAAAATTCTATTCAAGCCGCTCGACCCTCTGCCACAAGAGTACCAAAGGAACCTTAGAGAAAAATTCCTGGCGTGGAGAAAAAGTGCTGAAAAAAATAGCACTAAGAACGTTGGGGGCTGCCTACCTGCCAAAACAACGGTTATTGAGCAGGAGATGAAATCCGTACCATTTAGTTTGATTGCTGCTACACTTCAATTTCTGAAAGTTGCTGAGAGTAAAACTTTCAAAATCCAAAATCTAAAATCTAAAATCTATAACGGTGCTAGAAAGCAGCAGGCAGTTGCGGAACTACCTGCATCTCGGCAAGCTAAGCTGCTGACTTCTCTACCCGAAGTTAACACGACAACAAGCATTGGAGTGATCGGATGGGATCTTAGCCATAACCCTGCTGGACGGGCATATCTACTGGCTGACCTGCTCCGCCGTAGTTTTAATAACGTTGAACTTTTGGGTCCCATTTTTCCTTTTTACGGCAAACATCTGTGGTCACCGCTCCAAAAAGTGAATCTCCCTGTTCGGTCATTCCTGGTCACTAGTTTCCAAGACTTTGTTCGTCAAGCAATCGAAACGGTGAAGGAAAAGCCCTACGACTTAGTGTATGTCAGCAAGCCGAGGTTCCCCAGCCTTTTCATCGGCTTGCTTTACAAAATATTTTGGGGTTCGAAAATCATCGTGGACGTCGATGACTATGAACTTTCATTTTTCCATACAGATAAGGCTATGGCTCTGGATGAGTTCATAGCCACTATTGGTGGCACTGATTGGGAAACCCCCTATGGTGAGGCATGGACTCGGCTCGGCGAAAGCATGATGGATATTGCTGACAGCGTTACCGTATCCAATCCCACCTTACTTCACAAATTTGGAGGGGTAATCGTTCGGCATGCTAGAGATGAAAATGTTTTCAATCCGGCTATCTATGATCGCTCTCGTGTTCGCAAGGAGTTTGGCTTTTCTGCTCGTGATAAGGTGGTGCTTTTCCTGGGTACCCCACGACCTCATAAGGGATTCCTAAGAATAGCTGCAGCTCTTGATGAGATCAATGACCCTGATGCTGTTCTCTGTATTATAGGAACAATACGCGACCAGCGTTTGGTAAACGCTCTTAAGCAGCACCAAAAGGCAAGAATTGTATGTCATAACGATCAACCTTTTGATCGCATTGCCGAATTGGTAAACATGGCTGATCTCATTTGTATCCTTCAGAATTCTGATGACGCCATTTCTCAACACCAGATCCCTGCTAAGTTGACTGATGCTCTCGCTATGAAGGTGCCCGTGCTGGCTACCCATGTTCCACCACTCGCTGACGTAATTGCGGCAAAGGCGGTGCTTGGTGTGGATGATCACTCATTCACCGATACACTGCGTGAAGTGTTGGCTGATCCTGGTAGCCTGCATCTACAAGGGCAACTTGGCAGACAGTATTTCTTATCGGAACTGAGCTATCAGGTAAACTCTGCCCGTGCAAAACTAGCTGTTGAAACAGCTTTGCGCAGTAATATACAGCTGCCTGAGCAGTATGCTCGCCTCGTTCGTCTCATCGACGTTAAATTGCCAGGTACCTTTGATACTTGTGACCGCGGCGTTATTCTAGGTTCTTTCTCTCGCTACAGAGGGCGCATTGGTTCTCTTCATAATGTAAAGTCGAGTATCAACATTGTTTTCTTCTGGAAGCAAAATGACTCAGGCATTTATGGTCGTCGACAGGATATGCTGGTTAAGTACCTCAAGCAATCCGGTCGTGTTGATAAGATTCTTCATTTTGACGCTCCAATAGATGTGAGAAAGCTCTACAGCTATGTCAAAACGGGAGAGAATGCCCAAGCTGATCAGGGTAATCGGGTTGTTCTAAACACAGTAGAGCGGTTCCTTCATCTCCAAGATGAAAACGGTATTTTCCGTAGGACGTTTATCTATGGAGAAGAGCGCTTCCTTGGGCAATCCTTGCCGGCAAAGGAGGATTTTCCTTTCTTTGTGGAGGAATGTCTTCGTGAGGTAGGCATCAACGACAATGTGCTCGCATGGGTCTGTCCCGTTTGTTTTGAATTTCCTGCAGTGCAGAAGCATATTGGCTTTTCTTTCACTGTGGCAGACGTGATTGATGATCAGCGGAACTGGTCGATTTCCTCCAATTATGCTGAGCAGCTGACACATAACTATCAAGAGATATTGGGAGCATCAGACATCATCTTCAGCAACTGTCAGCCAGTTGCCGACAGCATGTCAGTCTTTTCACCAAACGTAAGTTTGGTTCCGAACGGCATGGAGAGCTTCACCGACGTCAACACTTGGAAAACTCCTCCATCAATTTCACAACTCTCCCGCCCAATCATCGGCTATGTTGGCAATTTGAGTGATCGGATTGACGTCGCTCTGCTTGCCCGATTGGCAAGCGAACAACCAGACTGGAACATCGTCCTCATCGGCTCTGCGCACAACAATCAAAGCATCATGAAGCTAAGGTGCTATTCCAACGTGCATTTCCTCGGAGTGGTGCCTTATCAAGAAGCCCTGCACTACATGGCTGCCTTCGACGTTGCTCTTATACCTCACGAGTGCAACTCCCTGACCTCTAGCATGAATCCCTTAAAACTTTATGTCTATTGTGGGCTGGGCATACCAGTTGTGTCGACAAGTGTAAAGAACATCAGCGACCTGCAAGACCACATCCGCGTCGGTAAAGATCACAGCGACTTCATTACAAAGGTAAAAGAAGCTCTGCAAGAGAAGACAAGCGGAGGACGGGTCTGCTCTAACCCTGATTCAATGCAACAGTTCTCCTGGGAATCACGAGTGGCTACAATGCTTTCTGCTATTGAGCGTCGATTTGAGGCGATAGCTACTAACCATTAG
- a CDS encoding ABC transporter permease: MVKHNQADLLIANGRIDRQYWHDLWRYRELFYFLSWRDILVRYKQTLIGIAWALVRPFITMLIFTFVFRHLAKLPSEDAPYPILVFAGILPWQLFADALSRCSNSLVSNANLISKVYFPRLIIPVSAVIGSFVDFLFSGMILLALMAWYDFVPNWRILTLPLIVLIALITAMGVGLWLAVLNVKYRDFKYIVPVMTQLGWYLSPVGFSSSLVPQRWRLLYSLNPMVGVIDIFRWATLGGEANISWPGFALSMGMVVLLFAGGIWYFRKMERSLADVI, translated from the coding sequence ATGGTAAAACACAACCAAGCTGATTTATTGATTGCGAATGGTAGAATAGATCGCCAGTATTGGCATGATTTGTGGCGCTACCGAGAGTTATTCTACTTCCTATCATGGCGCGATATTCTAGTGCGCTACAAGCAAACTTTAATTGGCATTGCCTGGGCGCTGGTTCGACCGTTTATAACGATGCTGATATTTACCTTTGTGTTTAGACACTTGGCTAAGCTACCTTCTGAGGATGCGCCTTATCCAATTTTGGTATTTGCAGGCATACTACCCTGGCAGTTATTTGCAGATGCGCTTTCAAGATGCAGCAATAGCTTAGTTAGTAATGCCAATTTAATTTCTAAAGTCTATTTTCCTCGACTGATTATACCTGTTAGTGCGGTAATTGGCAGCTTTGTGGATTTTCTGTTTTCGGGAATGATTTTATTAGCGCTGATGGCGTGGTATGACTTTGTTCCTAATTGGCGCATCCTGACGCTGCCGCTGATCGTTTTGATTGCGTTAATCACGGCAATGGGAGTAGGGTTGTGGCTGGCAGTGCTAAATGTGAAATACCGGGATTTTAAGTATATCGTGCCCGTTATGACTCAATTGGGCTGGTATCTCTCCCCAGTTGGTTTTAGTAGTAGTCTTGTACCGCAAAGGTGGCGCTTGCTATATTCTTTGAATCCAATGGTGGGAGTAATTGATATTTTTCGTTGGGCCACTTTAGGTGGAGAAGCAAATATCTCCTGGCCAGGATTCGCGTTATCTATGGGAATGGTAGTGCTATTGTTTGCTGGTGGTATTTGGTACTTCCGCAAAATGGAACGCTCACTGGCAGACGTAATTTAA